One segment of Salvia splendens isolate huo1 chromosome 20, SspV2, whole genome shotgun sequence DNA contains the following:
- the LOC121781494 gene encoding pharyngeal muscle protein 2-like: protein MEVDPISAHYDSDSDEREARKSREQGCLQGDDEPEKTPAAGTVSQGTASEEIDLNETANKKGIMTDDEFQAILDGVNQREDDTATMVEDLNLTSRVVEEDEEGRAGEKEPESMNPQIEAGKSDVHVEAEETEARAEIPKPVAPPVTKPKAVKRKLVLKGDPRAEQPKPQRKPEEEKEEDDGEEVRYQVERKRKGKDPMKKKSSNKKPRTVNIGIVITDPAQRTLPHRQEIDDSDYAASEDSDSDSDISLEDEEYSEQQLPHDHRELIRMNLIEWTVRLGMCILDEAIGPEWRSRERGIPGRHMEFEPQEA, encoded by the exons ATGGAGGTTGACCCCATATCCGCCCATTACGATTCCGACTCAGATGAACGTGAAGCGAGGAAAAGCAGGGAACAGGGGTGCCTACAGGGAGATGATGAACCAGAGAAAACGCCGGCGGCGGGGACCGTTTCTCAAGGAACGGCGAGCGAAGAGATAGATTTAAATGAGACGGCCAATAAAAAAGGCATAATGACGGATGACGAATTCCAGGCGATTTTGGATGGAGTAAACCAGAGGGAAGATGATACTGCCACGATGGTTGAGGATCTGAACCTCACATCTAGGGTagtagaagaagatgaagaaggcaGGGCAGGAGAGAAAGAGCCAGAGTCAATGAACCCCCAGATAGAGGCGGGGAAAAGTGATGTGCATGTGGAAGCAgaagaaacagaagcaagaGCGGAGATACCAAAACCAGTAGCACCTCCGGTGACTAAACCGAAGGcagtcaagaggaagttggtgttgaagggcgacCCTAGGGCAGAACAGCCaaagccgcaaagg aaacccgaagaagagaaagaggagGATGACGGAGAGGAAGTCAGATATCAAGTAGAAAGGAAACGAAAGGGGAAGgaccctatgaagaagaagtccagcaacaagaagccacgcaCAGTGAACATAGGCATCGTTATCACAGATCCAGCTCAGAGAACCCTACCGCACCGTCAAGAGATAGACGACAGCGACTACGCTGCCAGTGAAGATTCAGACTCCGACAGTGATATCTCCCTGGAGGACGAGGAGTACAGTGAGCAACAGCTTCCGcacgatcatcgggagcta ATacggatgaatctgattgagtggaccgtgcgtctgggaatgtgcaTTTTGGatgaggccatagggcctgagtggagaagtagggagaggGGAATTCCCGGCAGACAtatggaatttgagccccaggaggcatga